The Cupriavidus necator DNA window ACAGCGGCCCCGGCGCAGGCTGCGCGCCGGCGCGCGCGGCCGCCACCCGCGCCGCGGCGTCGTCCAACTGCGCCAGCGTGCCGGCGTCGACCGGCATATGAGTGGCGCGGGCGGCGCGCCAGGCCCGTTCGGGCTCGCCCGGCAGGCGGATGCCATCCTGCCCCGGCTGCAGCCGCGAGGCCTTCATCCAGTCGGCGAACGCCGCCACCTCATGCCCGAATGACGTGCTGTTGCCCAGGCGCGCGGGATCGAACACGATCGCCAGCATGTTGTTCCAGACCGCGTGCTCATGCCGCAGCGTTTCGGGGCGGATGGTGTGGCCGCCGGTGACCGCGGCACCCAGCAACTCGCACATCACGGCCAGCACATGGCCCTTGTGTTCGCCAAAGGGCCGCAGCGCGCCTTGCGGCGCGCCGTCGGCGGGGTACATCACGGCAGGATCGGCGCTGGGCTCGCCATGCGCGTCCAGCAGGCAGCCGGGCGCCACCGGCACGCCCTTGTTGTGGGCCACACGCACCTTGCCCAGCGCAATCGCGCTGGTGGCGAAGTCCAGCACCAGCGGCGGCTCGCCCGCCACCGGCACGCCGATGGTGAACGGGTTGGTGCCGTAGCGCGCATCGTAGCCGCCGTGCGGTGCCACGATGGGCTTGGACAGCACGTTGACGAAATGGATCGAGATCATGCCGGCGGCGGTGGCCTGCTCGGCCCAGTGGCCCACGCGCCCCAGGTGGTGCGACTGCCGCAGGCCCATCACGCAGACGCCATGCTCGCGCGCGCGGCCGATGGCCATGTTCATGGCCTGCGCCGTCACCGCCTGGCCCATGCCGCGGTTGCCGTCCAGGCTCAGCATGCTGCCGGCATCGTGCAGCACGCTGACCTGCTGGTTCAGCTGCAGCTCGTCGGCCTGCCAGGCCAGCACATAGCGCGGGATCATGCCGACGCCGTGCGAGTCATGCCCGCTCAGGTTGGCGCCGACCAGGTGGTCGGCCGTCAGGCGCGCCTCTTGCGCGCTGCTGCCCGCGGCAAGCCAGAGATCGGCCACCCACTGGTGCAGGGCGGCGGTAGGGATGCGGTGTTCGCTCATATCGGCCTTGGCTAGGGATGAAAAAAGCCCCGTGCCGTGTGACGGCAACGGGGCTTCATGATACGGCCGGCGCGAGCTTGGTGGCGCCGGCATGGCCGGTGATCGGCTACTGCTTACTGGCGCAGCGCAGCTTCGGCAGGTGACTGGCCAAGGATTTCGCGGATACGGGCCAGGTAGGTATCGCCCACCGCGCGGTGCATGCGCGCCGCCTCGGCCGCGAACTGGCGCCGGCTGGGCGGGCGGATGCCCAGGCTGCGGCAGATCGTTGACAGATAAGGCTTGCGCTGGCCGCCCAGGCGCAGCGCCGCGGTCTGCAGCGCGGCATCGCCGATGCGACCGCGCAGCCAGGCAAGCACCTGGCGGTCATAGTCGTTTTGCACACGGATCAGGTGTTCCATGGACGGGACTCCTACTGTTCATCCATACAGGTACTGTAAATATATACAGTATCCAGAGGGATGCAAGGAGTTTGTCCAGGAATACTTCGGGCGAAAGGCCAAGTTGGCTACAAGCCACCCAGGGCGTTCACGGTGAACGCCAGAATCCCCATGTTGAAAAGGAACGCGGCCACGCAGTGGCCCAGGACCACCCTGCGCATGTGTGCGCCGGCGATGGTCACGTCAGAAGTCTGGAAAGTCATGCCCAGCGTGAAGCTGAAATAGAGGAAGTCCCAATAGCTGGGGTGCTGCACGCCCGGCACCTGCAGCCCGCCCTGGTCGCCGGTGGCGGTCTGGAGGTAGTAGAGATGCGCATAGTGCAGCGTGAAAACGGTGTTGGCAAAAAGCCAGGAAAGGATAAGCGTGGCGACGATCAGCGCGATGTCGGCCCAGTGCGGTGTCTCGGGGCGCGCGATCAGCGTGCCGATTGCGACCAGGATCACCATCGAGAGCAGCACGGTGATCGTGAGCAGCGCTGTGCGGTTGGCATCGTTGTGTTCCGCCGTGCGCCGCATGGCCGCAGCATCGGCGCGCAACAGCGGCAGCGCGGCGCCAAGGAAGACAAGGGCCGCGAGATCGAAGCCGATCAGCAGGGCGATGCGTGGCTCTGCGCCGAGCGCACCCGCGGCAAAGGTCGCAACGATCAATATGGCGCCGCACAGCAGAAAGCGTGCGGGTGCGATGCGCTTGCCGATAGCGAAGCGGGCGGGTCTGTTCATGGGGTATTCATCCGGATGACCCTTCGTCAGGAAAGGAGGCTGGCCATGCGTGAATAATATCCGTGCCGTCGCGCAGTTTGTTACGCTGCATGCGCCTTTCATTTGGCGGCCTCGAGGTCGATAATGGCCCTGTGCCATGACCGGCAAGGAGAGACGCAATGACCAAAAGCTCTTCCTCCACGGATAAGCCCGATCTCACCCAGGGCGTGCCGCTGGCTGACCTTGCTGACGGCGGCATGGTCACAGGCCAGGTTGGCGGCAAACCGGTCTTGCTTGTGCGTCGGGCTGATGAACTGTTTGCCATCGGTGCGACCTGTACCCACTATGGCGGGCCACTGGCGGACGGCCTGCTGGTCGGCGATACGATCCGATGTCCGTGGCATCACGCCTGCTTCAGTCTTCGCACCGGCGAGGTCCTCGGGCCGCCCGCCCAGGACGATCTGAAATGCTGGCGCGTGGAACAGCAAGACGGGAAGGCCTTCGTCCGCGACGCGCTGCCGGCGGTGCGGCCACCGAGGCTTGCCTCGGCCCGGCTCCCTGAATCCGTGGTGATCATCGGCGGCGGCGCCGCCGGGACTGCCGCGGTCGAAACCCTGCGGCGCGAAGGCTATAGCGGCCCCGTCACGCTGCTGAGTGCCGATCGCTCATTGCCGTACGATCGGCCGAATCTGTCGAAAGACTACCTCGCCGGGACAGCAAACGCGGACTGGCTGCCAATGCGGCCACCGACGTTCTACGCGGATCACGACATCGACGTGCGCTCCGACAACCGTGTCGTCAAGCTCAGCCCCGAGCAAAAATCCGTCACGCTCTCGGACGGCAGCAACGTGAGCTACGGCGCGCTTCTGCTTGCCGTCGGTGCCGTGCCGATACGGCTGGACGTTCCTGGCGCAACCTTGCCGCACGTGAGCGTGCTCCGCACGCTGGCCGACTGCGACGCCCTGATCGCGCGTCTCGGCACGGCACGCCGATGCGTCGTGGTGGGCGCAAGCTTTATCGGGATGGAAGTCGCGGCAGCGCTGCGAACGCGAGGACTGGAAGTGCATGTTGTCGCGCCCGAAGCGCATCCGATGGAGCGGGTCCTGGGCGCGACGCTCGGCGACATGATCAAGGCGCTTCACGAATCGCACGGGGTAACGTTCCATCTCGGGGCCACGGTGGCAGAGATTCAGCCGGATCGGGTGAGATTGTCGACCGGCGCGGAGCTGGCCGCCGACCTGGTCGTGACCGGGATCGGCGTTCGCCCCGACGTGGCCTTGGCGCAGGACGCCGGCCTCGCACTGGACAAGGGCGTGGCGGTCGATGAATTCCTCCAGACCAGCGAACCTGACATCTATGCCGCGGGCGATATTGCGCGCTGGCCCGACCCGGGAACGGGCCAGCGTATCCGCGTCGAACACTGGGTGGTCGCCGAGCGCCAGGGCGTGGTGGCAGCGCGAAATATCCTGGGACAGCGGCAACGCTTTGCGGCCGTGCCATTCTTCTGGACCCAGCACTATGATGTGGCCATCAACTACGTAGGCCACGCGGAGCAATGGGATCGTTTCGATGTCGACGGCGATCCCGCCGCGCATGACTGTACGGTGACCTATTGGGGCAAGGATAAAAGGCTTGCGGTCGCCACGGTCGGGCGCGACCTGGCGAGCCTTCGCGCGGAGGTGGCGTTCGAGCAGGAGACGACAGGACACTAGGCAGGGGCGAGTGCGCGGTCCGCAAGCCCTTCAAGCAGGTCGGCCGACGGGACAAAGAACAGGCTGCCGGTGACCGCCTTGCTGAAGTCAAGCAGCCGGTCGTAATTGCCGGGCGGCAATCCGACGAACATGTTCTCGAGCATCTTCTCGATCGGCGCGGGCGAACGGGCGTAGCCGATGAAGTAGGTGCCGAACTCGCCCGCGCCAGGGCGGCCGAACGGCATGTTGTCACGCAGGATCTTCACTTCCTGCCCGTTCTCGACCAGCGTAGTCAGCGAACTGTGCGATGACGATGGCTTGACCTCTTCGTCCAGTTCGATGTCGGACAGTTTCTTGCGCCCGATGATCAGTTCCTGTGTCTCCACGGGAAGGGCGTTCCACGCGGTCATATTGTGCAGATACTTCTGCACGATGACGTAGCTGCCACCGGCAAACTCGGCATCCTCGTCGCCGATCACCGTGAAATCGACCGCCTCGCGTCCGGCCGGATTCTCCGTGCCATCGACAAAGCCGATCATCGCCCGCATGTCGAAGTTGCGGAAGCCGTGCACCTCGTCGACAACCTGGATCGCATCGCCGAGCTTGCCGAGCAGTTGCGTGGCAAGCTCAAAGCAGAGGTCCATCGATTCGGCACGGATGTGCAACAGCAGGTCACCCGGCGTGGCGATGGCGACGCGATCGCCGGTGCCGAACTCCCGGAACGGGTGCAGCGCCGCGGGACGGGGCTTGCCGAACAGCCTGTCCCACGCGTCGGCGCCGAAGCCGCAGACACAGGACAGGTTGCCTGACGGCACACGATGGCCGACCGCGCGCACGACGGCGGCAACGTCGGCACACCAAGCGCGGACGGTGCCGGCGTGGTCGTCGCCGTCGGTGAGCGTCGCAACGATGAATATGGCGCTGCGGGTGACTGTGCCGGAAACGGCCTGTGGTTCGGGGATCTTTGTAGGCATCGGACTCTTCATGTTGGTTATACCGATTCGGTTTGCGGGCTGACGGAAGAGAATTCAACGCATAAGCCTACACGAATTGAGTGGCGCCTCTGACCTTTCATTTTCTCCTGACCAGGCAGTGTCAGTTGCAGTTGTCAATCCAGGCAGCTGGAGCAAGGCCTGTGCCTGTGACGGCATCCTTGGGTAGTCAGGCGGTTCGGGCGCGCGGCAAGCGCTGCGCGGCATCCGCGACGGACAAAATGTCCATGCTGAGCCAGGTCTCGCGGGTCATTTTGTCCATTCCGTTGTCACATAAGGCATCGCTTATAGGCACGCAAAGAATCGCTGAATTTACCTTAAGTGGCCAGGCAATTATCTTGTCTCCAACGATGCAGGAACACTAAGCAAAGCGGCATCGAAGCACGCTTCAGCAAGCCTCATCGGCCATTCAAACAAGGATAGGGGAGACCATGCATGATCACGACGAGGATACCCCGGAGACCATCCCTGATGGTCTCCGTCACGTCAGTCTGCCGGGCTACCTGACGCAGCCATGATCGTCGGCACGGCAGGACATATCGATCATGGCAAGACCTGCCTGGTCAGGGCGCTGTCGGGCATGGATACCGACCGCCTGGAGGAAAGGAAGGCGCGCGGCTTCTCGATCGAGCTTGGCTATGCGTACGTGCCGCTCGAGAACGGCGACGTGCTCGGCCTGGTCGATGTCCCGGGCCATCAAAAGCTGATTCACACCATGGCCGCGGGCGCATGCGGCATCGACTTCGCGCTGCTCGTGGTCGCCGCCGATGACGGCGTGATGCCGCAAACGCGCGAGCACCTGGCCATTGTGCAACTGCTCGGCATCCGGCGCGGCGCGATCGCGTTGACCAAGGTAGATCGCGTGAATGACGTGCGGCTACGGCAGGTGCGTGAGGAGATCGCGTCTTTCCGGCGCGGCAGCATGCTGGAAGACGCCCCGGTTTTTGAAACCTGTGCAATGCGCGCCGACGACCCGGGTGTGAACGCGTTGAAGCGGCACCTGCATGCGGCGGCGGCCGCGTCGCGAACGAAGCGCGACGACGGGCTGTTCCGCCTTGCGGTTGACCGGGTCTTCACGCTTGCCGGGCAGGGGACGATCGTGACGGGAACCGTGGTGTCCGGGCGCATCCATGTCGGCGACAGGGTGTTGCTCGCGCCGAAGAACGAGTCTGTGCGCGTGAGCGGCATCCATGCGCAGAATCGTCCTGCTGCTGCCGGGCGGGCGGGGCAGCGCTGCGCGCTGAACCTGGCCGGCATCGACAAGGGCGCGATCGAGCGCGGTGACTGGGTGGTCGATGTGCGCCTGGCGCAGGCGTCGGAGCGCATCGATGTGATGCTGACCCTGTTGCCGGACGCCCCTGCGCTGGAGCACTGGGCGCCCATGCATGTTCACCTGGGCACGCAGCACCAGGTGGCGCATGTCGCGCTGCTCGATGGCCCGACGCTTGCGCCCGGCCAGCGCGCGCGCGTGCAGCTTGTGTTCGAGCGGCCGGTATGCGCGCTGCCTGGCGATCCCTTTGTCGTGAGGAACGCGCAGGCCAGCCGCACCATCGGCGGCGGCGATGTACTGGATCCGTTCGCGCCCGCGCGCAAGCGCCGTTCCCCGGCGCGGCTGGCTTGGCTCGACGCGATGCAGGCCATGCTTGACACCGGATCGGTCGGGGCATTGCTCGAGCAGGCGCCACACGGGCTGTCGCGCGCATTGCTGGAACGCCTGAGCGGCATGCCGGCGGCGGCCATCGAGCTGCCGTGTGACACGCGCGTGATCGAACTTCCGGGCAACGATGCCTTGCTGGTGTCCGGCGCGGCGTGGCGGGCGCTGACGGGGCGATTGACCACTGCGCTCCGGCAATTCCACCAACGCTCGCCGGATGTGCTTGGCCCGGAGGTGGCGCGCTTGCGCAGGATCGCTGCACCGCTGGCGCAAGACGCGTTGTGGTGCGCGCTCGTCGATGACGCCTGCGCGCGCGGCGAGATCGTCCGGACCGGCCCCTGGCTGCACCTGCCTGAGCACACCGTGACGCTCGACGACGCGGATCGCACGCTCGCCGCGACGCTGCAGCAGGACATGAAAGCGGGGCGCTTCGATCCGCCATGGGTGCGCGAGCTGGCGAGCGCGCATGGCGTGCCGGAGGACAAGGTGCGGCAACTGATGCGCAAGCTCGCGCGTCATGGCGAGACGTTTCAGGTCGTGCATGACCTGTTCTATGATCCGGAGGCTATTCGCGAGCTGGCCTTGCTCGCCGCTGTCGACGCCAGCAAGAACGCCGGTACGGTCGTCGCCGGGGCATTTCGCAATGCCACCGGACTCGGACGAAAGCGTGCGGTTCAGGTCCTGGAGTTTTTTGACCGTGTTGGCTATACGCGCTTCGACCGTGGCCGCCATCTGGTGCGCACGGACAGTCGTTGGCTGGAGTTGCTCTGACAGGGAAAACCGCCTGCCGCCATTGAGATTCCTGGGAATTCTCAAGCGTTGCGGGGCTCTCCACTCCTCCCTCCTCCCCACACTACATCCTTATCCACAAATTCGAGGCCGTATTGCGGTGACAGCAATACGACGATTCGCACTTTCGTAACGAACCTCCACCACGCGATCCCGGAATCGGCATCCTGTGCGCCAGCGGACGCGATGCGCGTGCGTCCGCGGCTTCGATGGAATAGGAGATAAATATCATAATTAAATTGGATATAAAGATCATGCTCATTTGAAATTTGAAATACATCGATTAGTCATCATTTTCCCATTTTTAATGCACTGCACGAAAACTGTGCGTGAATTTAAAAAGAATTCAGCGAATATCGTCCGAATACGGCATTTGGTGCTGGCATGCTACTTGCGCTAGGTATGTCCAGGCGCCAACGGCGGCGCAACATTAACTAGTAGTTACGACCAACGGTGGTCGTGATTCCGGGACAAAGGCGTCCGAGTCAGGCGAGCGGTGCTCGCTGGGCCGGATGCATTTTTTTTGTCTGTAAGTGGTGCACAGGGGGAGTCAGGGGTGTCAGTGATGCTGCAATCGATACCAAACACAAAGGCTGTCCAAGCGCCGGTCGTCGTGATCGGCACCGGGCCGGTGGGCGTGCGGCTTGCGCAGGACTTGCATCGTCGCGATCCTTCCATTCCGCTGGTGATCTACGGCAACGAACCATGGGAGCCATACAACCGCGTGCGCCTGTCTTCCTTTCTTGCCGGCGATGCGAGCTGGGCCACGCTCACGCAGGGGCTTGCACTGCCGCAGGGACCCGCGATCGCAGCGCGGCTCAATTGCGCAGTGGTGCATGTCGATCGCGGCGCGCAGGAGATTGAAGACTCGGCCGGGCGCACGCAACGCTATTCCCACTTAGTGCTGGCCACCGGATCACGTCCGCGGATCCCGGACGTGCCGGGCATCGGCCAGGCCAATGTCTACGTTTTCCGTGACATGAACGATACCCAGCGGCTGCTCGCACGCCGTATCCGCAGCCGCCGTACGGTGGTGTTGGGCGGGGGGCTGCTGGGCCTGGAAGCGGCGCGCGCAATGCAGCGCTTCAACACCGAGGTGCTGGTCATCGAGAACAACGACCGGCTGATGATGCAGCAATTGGACCAGGCCGCCGCGGATCTGCTGCGCGCCCATGTCGAGGCGGCCGGAATCCAGGTATTGACGGGCGCCGCAGTGAAACGCGTGCATGGTGAAGGAGCGGTTACCGGCATCACCCTGCGCACCGGCGATGTCATCGAATGCGATACCGTCGTGATTGCCGCCGGCATCAAGCCGAACACCGACCTGGCCCTGCAGGCCGGCCTGAATGTGGGGCGCGGCATTCGCGTCAGCGACCGCATGCAGACGTCCGATCCACATATCTACGCCGTTGGCGAATGCGCGGAACATCGCGAACAAGTGTACGGGATCGTCGCCCCTGGCCTGGAACAGGCGGCAGTCGCCGTGCATGCAATATGCGGCGGCGACGCCAGCTATGCCGGTTCGCTACAGGCAACGCGCCTGAAAGTGCTCGATATGCCGGTGTTCAGCGTGGGCCGCGTCGGCGAGCATGACGGTATCGGCTCGGCGAGCACGGCGGCTTATGAAGACAAAAAAACTGGCATCTACCGGAAGGTGCTGGTCGAGCGCGGTCATCTGATTGGCGCGATGGCGGTCGGCGAAGGCGCAGACCTGCGTCGGCTGCAGGACGCGGTCAGCGGCAATCACCGGATACTGCCATGGCAGCTTTGGCGGTTTCGCAGGACCGGCTCGCTGTGGCAGGAGGGCGAAGCCAGCGTCGTCAACTGGCCGGCAAGCGCGGTCGTCTGCAACTGCACCGGCGTTACCCGCGGTCAGCTTGGCGAAGCGGCGGCTGCCGGGTGCCGTTCGATCGAGCAACTCGCAGCGTGCACGCGTGCCTCTACGGTATGCGGTTCGTGCAAGCCGTTGCTGGCCGAGTTGGCCGGTGGCGCGGTGATGCGAGAACCGGTGCGCGCGCATCGTCCGCTCCAGGGCGCGGCCGCGGCGGCACTGGCGCTCGCCTTGCTGGCACTCGTTGCGCCTGCCATCCCCTTTGCGAAGACGGTGCAGCTGCAGTGGCGCTGGGACGAGCTATGGCTGGTGAGTTTGTATAAGCAGGTCAGCGGATTTTCCATTCTCGGGTTGAGCGTACTTGCCCTGCTTCTCTCATTCCGGAAGCGCTGGTCGCGCCTTGGCTATGGCGATTTTGCCATCTGGCGCGTGCTGCATGTGGTGCTCGGATTGGGTGTGCTGGCGGGACTCTATGCGCATACGGGAGGCAGGCTTGGCAGCCAGCTGAATTTCCTGTTGATGGCGAGTTTCACCGGCCTGATTCTGGCGGGCAGCATGTCGGGGCTGATGATCGCGCAAGGGCATCGCCTGCCAGTGGCACTGGTTCGGCGCTGGCGCGACAACAGCACCTGGGTGCACATCTTGCTGTTCTGGCCGGTACCCGTGCTGCTCGGGTTCCACATTCTCAAAACTTACTATTTCTAGAGCCTACCAGCGATGGCAAGCAAAAGCCGCAGAGTTCTGTGGGTCTACTGGGGTGTGTTGAGCGTGGCGATGCTGGCATATTTCTCGATTGGGCTGTTCTACAAGGAGGCGGCGAGGCATCCGCTCCTGGTATCCGCGCGCATGGCATTCCTGCCGGGTCAGACCAGCCACGGCCACTACCAGATCGAACTGGCGTGCGAGAGCTGCCACAGCAAGCCGTTCGCCGGCCCGGAGGCCATCCAGGAGGCATGCGCCAAATGCCATGAGAATGAGCTGAAGGAAGCCAGAGATTCGCATCCGGCCAGCAAGTTCGACGATCCGCGCAATGCCGAGCGGCTGGGAAAGATCGATGCGCAGGCATGCGTCACCTGCCATGCCGAGCACAAGCCGCGCACGACGCTTGCCATGGGCGTAACGCAGCCGCAGGACGTCTGCTACCACTGTCATGCCGGTCCGGACGAGATGCCGTCGGACCACAAGGACTTCAAGTTCGACAGCTGCACCGCGGCCGGCTGCCATAACTATCACGACAATCGCGCGCTGTACGAAGATTTCCTGCTAAAGCATGCGCAGGGCGGCAAGCTGAACGAAAAGCCGCTGCTGCCGCAGCGCGATTTTGCCGTAGCGGTGCGTGAGATGAGCGGCTACCCGGCGGCGAAGTATCCGTTCCGGACACTCTCGGCAGCCGAGCAGGATGCGCCGCACGGCAAGCGCGGCAGTACGGCGTTGCAGGCCGACTGGCTCGGCACCGCGCATGCCAGGGCTGGCGTCAATTGCACCGGTTGCCATGCATCGAAGGGCAAGGACGGTTCCACGAAATGGAGTGACCACCCAGGCAGCCCAGCAGCGTGCGAAGGATGCCATGCGGCCGAGGCCAAGGGGTTCCTGGCGGGAAAGCACGGCATGCGACTGGCGCAAGGCCTGACGCCGATGACGCCCGGCGACGCCCGTCTGCCAATGAAGGAAGCGGCTGCCCACACGGAACTTGGTTGTACTTCCTGCCATTCTGCCCATCGCTTCGATGCCAGGACAGCGGCGGTGGAGTCATGCATGAGTTGCCATGACGACAAACACACCCTGGCCTACAAGCGTTCGCCGCACTACGCGCTGTGGCAAAAGGAGACCGCCGGACAGGCGCCGCCGGGTTCTGGCGTGACATGCGCCAGCTGCCACATGCCGCGGGTGCGGATGTCCACCGACGAAGGCTCGCGCATCGTGGTTCAGCACAACCAGAACGATACCCTGCGGCCGAACGAAAAGATGATACGGACCACGTGCATAAGCTGCCACGGGCTCGGCTTCTCGATCGACGCGCTGGCCGACAAGACGTTGATCGACAACAACTTCAAAGGCATGCCGGCCCGGCACGTGAAGAGTATCGACATGGCTGTGGCCAAGGATGCGGAAACGCGCAGCAAGCGAAGCACGCCTTAGCTGCGCGTCGTTCTGGCGCTTGCGGGCTTCTTTTCAACAGTGAAGGAGAGAGAAATGAAACGATATGCGAACTTGCAGGCAAGCAGTCTGGCAATGGGCGCGGCGCTGGCCGTTAGCGCCTTTCCCGCGCACGCATCCGGCATCAGTCCAAAGGAAATGGCGGATGCCCTGCACGCCGTGATGGCGGCCGACCGGACCGTGTATACCCGCCTGATCGTCAACCGCCTGCAGAACGAAGAGAAGG harbors:
- the selB gene encoding selenocysteine-specific translation elongation factor — protein: MIVGTAGHIDHGKTCLVRALSGMDTDRLEERKARGFSIELGYAYVPLENGDVLGLVDVPGHQKLIHTMAAGACGIDFALLVVAADDGVMPQTREHLAIVQLLGIRRGAIALTKVDRVNDVRLRQVREEIASFRRGSMLEDAPVFETCAMRADDPGVNALKRHLHAAAAASRTKRDDGLFRLAVDRVFTLAGQGTIVTGTVVSGRIHVGDRVLLAPKNESVRVSGIHAQNRPAAAGRAGQRCALNLAGIDKGAIERGDWVVDVRLAQASERIDVMLTLLPDAPALEHWAPMHVHLGTQHQVAHVALLDGPTLAPGQRARVQLVFERPVCALPGDPFVVRNAQASRTIGGGDVLDPFAPARKRRSPARLAWLDAMQAMLDTGSVGALLEQAPHGLSRALLERLSGMPAAAIELPCDTRVIELPGNDALLVSGAAWRALTGRLTTALRQFHQRSPDVLGPEVARLRRIAAPLAQDALWCALVDDACARGEIVRTGPWLHLPEHTVTLDDADRTLAATLQQDMKAGRFDPPWVRELASAHGVPEDKVRQLMRKLARHGETFQVVHDLFYDPEAIRELALLAAVDASKNAGTVVAGAFRNATGLGRKRAVQVLEFFDRVGYTRFDRGRHLVRTDSRWLELL
- a CDS encoding ammonia-forming cytochrome c nitrite reductase subunit c552; translation: MASKSRRVLWVYWGVLSVAMLAYFSIGLFYKEAARHPLLVSARMAFLPGQTSHGHYQIELACESCHSKPFAGPEAIQEACAKCHENELKEARDSHPASKFDDPRNAERLGKIDAQACVTCHAEHKPRTTLAMGVTQPQDVCYHCHAGPDEMPSDHKDFKFDSCTAAGCHNYHDNRALYEDFLLKHAQGGKLNEKPLLPQRDFAVAVREMSGYPAAKYPFRTLSAAEQDAPHGKRGSTALQADWLGTAHARAGVNCTGCHASKGKDGSTKWSDHPGSPAACEGCHAAEAKGFLAGKHGMRLAQGLTPMTPGDARLPMKEAAAHTELGCTSCHSAHRFDARTAAVESCMSCHDDKHTLAYKRSPHYALWQKETAGQAPPGSGVTCASCHMPRVRMSTDEGSRIVVQHNQNDTLRPNEKMIRTTCISCHGLGFSIDALADKTLIDNNFKGMPARHVKSIDMAVAKDAETRSKRSTP
- a CDS encoding FAD-dependent oxidoreductase, producing MTKSSSSTDKPDLTQGVPLADLADGGMVTGQVGGKPVLLVRRADELFAIGATCTHYGGPLADGLLVGDTIRCPWHHACFSLRTGEVLGPPAQDDLKCWRVEQQDGKAFVRDALPAVRPPRLASARLPESVVIIGGGAAGTAAVETLRREGYSGPVTLLSADRSLPYDRPNLSKDYLAGTANADWLPMRPPTFYADHDIDVRSDNRVVKLSPEQKSVTLSDGSNVSYGALLLAVGAVPIRLDVPGATLPHVSVLRTLADCDALIARLGTARRCVVVGASFIGMEVAAALRTRGLEVHVVAPEAHPMERVLGATLGDMIKALHESHGVTFHLGATVAEIQPDRVRLSTGAELAADLVVTGIGVRPDVALAQDAGLALDKGVAVDEFLQTSEPDIYAAGDIARWPDPGTGQRIRVEHWVVAERQGVVAARNILGQRQRFAAVPFFWTQHYDVAINYVGHAEQWDRFDVDGDPAAHDCTVTYWGKDKRLAVATVGRDLASLRAEVAFEQETTGH
- a CDS encoding DUF1345 domain-containing protein → MRLSLPVMAQGHYRPRGRQMKGACSVTNCATARILFTHGQPPFLTKGHPDEYPMNRPARFAIGKRIAPARFLLCGAILIVATFAAGALGAEPRIALLIGFDLAALVFLGAALPLLRADAAAMRRTAEHNDANRTALLTITVLLSMVILVAIGTLIARPETPHWADIALIVATLILSWLFANTVFTLHYAHLYYLQTATGDQGGLQVPGVQHPSYWDFLYFSFTLGMTFQTSDVTIAGAHMRRVVLGHCVAAFLFNMGILAFTVNALGGL
- a CDS encoding Dyp-type peroxidase, giving the protein MPTKIPEPQAVSGTVTRSAIFIVATLTDGDDHAGTVRAWCADVAAVVRAVGHRVPSGNLSCVCGFGADAWDRLFGKPRPAALHPFREFGTGDRVAIATPGDLLLHIRAESMDLCFELATQLLGKLGDAIQVVDEVHGFRNFDMRAMIGFVDGTENPAGREAVDFTVIGDEDAEFAGGSYVIVQKYLHNMTAWNALPVETQELIIGRKKLSDIELDEEVKPSSSHSSLTTLVENGQEVKILRDNMPFGRPGAGEFGTYFIGYARSPAPIEKMLENMFVGLPPGNYDRLLDFSKAVTGSLFFVPSADLLEGLADRALAPA
- a CDS encoding malate/lactate/ureidoglycolate dehydrogenase, yielding MSEHRIPTAALHQWVADLWLAAGSSAQEARLTADHLVGANLSGHDSHGVGMIPRYVLAWQADELQLNQQVSVLHDAGSMLSLDGNRGMGQAVTAQAMNMAIGRAREHGVCVMGLRQSHHLGRVGHWAEQATAAGMISIHFVNVLSKPIVAPHGGYDARYGTNPFTIGVPVAGEPPLVLDFATSAIALGKVRVAHNKGVPVAPGCLLDAHGEPSADPAVMYPADGAPQGALRPFGEHKGHVLAVMCELLGAAVTGGHTIRPETLRHEHAVWNNMLAIVFDPARLGNSTSFGHEVAAFADWMKASRLQPGQDGIRLPGEPERAWRAARATHMPVDAGTLAQLDDAAARVAAARAGAQPAPGPLSALACD
- a CDS encoding FAD-dependent oxidoreductase: MLQSIPNTKAVQAPVVVIGTGPVGVRLAQDLHRRDPSIPLVIYGNEPWEPYNRVRLSSFLAGDASWATLTQGLALPQGPAIAARLNCAVVHVDRGAQEIEDSAGRTQRYSHLVLATGSRPRIPDVPGIGQANVYVFRDMNDTQRLLARRIRSRRTVVLGGGLLGLEAARAMQRFNTEVLVIENNDRLMMQQLDQAAADLLRAHVEAAGIQVLTGAAVKRVHGEGAVTGITLRTGDVIECDTVVIAAGIKPNTDLALQAGLNVGRGIRVSDRMQTSDPHIYAVGECAEHREQVYGIVAPGLEQAAVAVHAICGGDASYAGSLQATRLKVLDMPVFSVGRVGEHDGIGSASTAAYEDKKTGIYRKVLVERGHLIGAMAVGEGADLRRLQDAVSGNHRILPWQLWRFRRTGSLWQEGEASVVNWPASAVVCNCTGVTRGQLGEAAAAGCRSIEQLAACTRASTVCGSCKPLLAELAGGAVMREPVRAHRPLQGAAAAALALALLALVAPAIPFAKTVQLQWRWDELWLVSLYKQVSGFSILGLSVLALLLSFRKRWSRLGYGDFAIWRVLHVVLGLGVLAGLYAHTGGRLGSQLNFLLMASFTGLILAGSMSGLMIAQGHRLPVALVRRWRDNSTWVHILLFWPVPVLLGFHILKTYYF